A region of the Pseudomonas sp. J452 genome:
TTGACAATGAGCCCGCTTTTGCAGTCGGCCAGCCATGGCCGCTGACGAGTCATCAGTTCCGGCGCTCGTTGGCGTTCTATGGCAGCAGCAGTGGTTTTTTCTCATTGCCGACGCTGCGCACGCAGTTCAAGCACATGACGATTGAAATGTCCCGCTATTATTCGAATAACTACGAGAATCTTCGCACCATTTTTGGCTACTACGACGAGAAGAAAAAAGACTTCGCACTGCCAAACAACCACTTCGCCTTCGAGTACCAGATGGCCCTGCCCATGTCAGTGGCAAACCAGTTAATTGCCGATCTTATGCTCAATGAGGAACCGCTGTTCGGCGGCACTGGATCGTATATGGAGAAACAAAAAGAGCGGGTCAAGGCGGGTGAGATTCAGATTGAAGATGTGCGTTCTGAGACCGAGAAGCGGGTTAAAAGTGGTGCAATTAGCTACCGCCCGACGCTACTGGGTGGCTGTACCAAGGTTGGCCGCTGCGATTCCTTTCTGCTGGGTGACTACACCGAATGTTTGTCCTGCGAGGGCGCGATCATTAAGCCCGTAAAGCTAAATGCCGCGATTGAGGACGCGACTAATGAGTTATCACAATACGTAGAGGGCTCGGGCGAATATCAAATTGTGAAGGGCGATATTGAACGCTTAATGGTTTTCAAGGCTCGCCTGGTCGACACGGTGGAGCTTTAGTCATGAAGTCTGGTGAAGGAATAAGTAAGGGGGTTGGCGCCTGTGAGGAAGCTTTGCAGCGCCTTCTGGATGGGAAGCCTTTTGTGCCTGGGCATGTAGGGCTAGACCTATCCAAGCTCACCGCGAGCATTGTCAGTCTTGAGGCTGGATTTGACCGTGGTTACCTGAAAAAGTCTCGTAAAGTACATTTATCCATACTCGCAAAGATTGAGGCTTGTCGTGCTGAGGCTGACAAGGGTTCCGGCCCGTCAAATGGTAAAAGCATTAAACGTTTGGAAGATAAAGTTGTGCTTTTAGAAAAAGAGCTGGCGATGGTCAGTTCGCAGCGTGATCGAGTGCTTACACAGAACCTCCAGCTCTGGGAGCGTGTGAGAGAGCTGGAGCTAGCGGAGCGTCAGAACAAGTCGCGCCAAGTTCGGCTGCATCATTGATAGATTTGCGCCTCCCCGACTGCACCACAAGCGTCGGGCAAAGCTTTAGCTAGAAGTCTGGATAATGACACTAGGGCTAACAGCATTGGCAATCTCAAGCCTTCTTGAGCGCCAGGGTAGATCAGGTGGGATGCTGCAGCTCTGACACCTGAGGCAGTAGGCCGGATGGGTCACATGCAAGCACGCCTGCGATGCGATACAGCTTATCGACGGTAATATTTACTTCGCCACGCTCGATCCGCCCCACATAGCTGCGGTCGATATTGCAGGCCAGCGCCAGTGCATCCTGAGAAATCTGGCAGGCCTTCCTCTGCGTTCGGATGCGCTTCCCTAACGCTTTCGCCAACTTATCCATGACCGTCTCAATTCAGCTTGAGGCGGCAATATCGTGCGTTTGCGGACTCACGAGCCACGGATTATAATCCGCATTTTGCGCTAACCTCTCTGGTGCCTCAATGAAATCGGCCTCGTTTATCTTCGACAGGCGTCTATATGAGCTGCTTCATGAGGAAGGGCGCACACGATTCACAACTCGTGAACTGCGGGATGCTTACGCTATGCGTTTGGATGGCATGACTTTCCGCCTCGGCGATGTGCGGCGCTACGTGTATGAACAGATCCGCAGAGCTCTTCGCATGGGTTGGGTCGTACTCGACGAAGAGCGCCGGTCGCGGGGGCAGGTCTACCACGTGCAGTCGATTCCTGCGCATCTACAGTTGGAGCTGATCGACAACGGGTTTGAGAACAGCCTCAAGACTGCATGTGAGCCCAAACAGGGGCCTTCAGTGGTTGAGGGGGCGGCTGAGCCACTCAAGCCTTCAGCCGATGCACATCAGCACCTGGAATCACTCCACAAAGAGATCCGGTTGGATTTCCTGTCCTCGATGGGTGAGGCGGAGCGATACAAGCTGCTTTTGGATGATATGCCGCATCTCAGGGAGAGGGTCGAGGGCGAGTATTTCGAAGCCAGAGATCGCAGCTCACGCTTGCTTGGTCATCTCCGCGCCATTGAGAAAACGCTCAAGACGCTTGCGGTAGCACGATGATCAGCTCGCTGCGAGCTTGGCAACTCAGTTGCATTGAGATGGCGTTGGAACACTTTACTCTCACGCCTCACTTCTTCTGCCAGGCAACGCCGGGCGCAGGTAAGACGCGCATGGCCGCAGAGTTGGCCAGCAGACTGCTTGAGCAGGACAGAATCGATCTAGTGATGTGTTTTGCTCCATCCTGCCAGGTTGTCGAAGGTTTCCGCTCCACCTTTTCTACAGTACTTGGCAGGCGTTTGGACGGTCAGATCGGCGCAGTGGGTGCGGCGTTCACCTATCAGGCCATGGAATATCGAGATGATGGATTCTGGCAGCTTCTTGATGACTATCGCGTGCTCGTAGTCTTTGATGAGATCCACCACTGCTCTGGCCATGATCCACTGCTAAGCAACGCCTGGGGGCAGCAGATACTGCATCGCATACAGGACCGCGCTAACTTCACATTGGCGCTTTCCGGAACCCCATGGCGTTCAGACGACAGGGCAATTGCTCTGGCCCGATACTCCACACCCGATGGGTATCTGATCTGCGATTACCGCTATGGCTTGAAAGACGCCATTACCGACGGCGTGTGCCGATCCCCTCGCATTGTGTTGCTCGATAATCAGAAGGTGAAACTCACTGAAGAACTTGGCGCGGATAGCTCCGTCAGGCTGTTTCCCAGCATCGCCAAGCTTTTGGGGGAGTCACCTGTCACCTATGAGGAACTGCTGCGCCATGACGAGGTGATCAATCCAATCCTCGACCTTGGCTACAGCAAGCTCAACGAGCTACGCCAGATCAAGACTGATGCCGCCGGCTTGGTGGTGGCTACCGACATCGAACACGCTCAGCAAATAGCCCAGGCTCTGGAAGCAATGGGTGAAAAGTGCCGTATCGTGACCAACAAAACCCCGGATGCGCAGCAGGTGATCAATGCATTCCGCAGCAACACCTGCCGCTGGATTGTCGCCGTAGGAATGATCAGTGAAGGCACCGACATTCCACGCCTGCAAGTGTGCTGCTATCTCAGCCGTATCCGCACCGAACTGCATTACCGGCAAGTTCTGGGACGGGTACTGCGACGCACAGGTGAATCGGATGACCAGGCATGGCTATTCATGCTGGCAGAACCGACGCTTCAGGGCTTTGCGGAGCGAATTGCAGATGATTTGCCGGATGACCTAGCGGTTTTGAGAGATGTGCAGATACCTGGATTTAATCCAGGCTCAAGGTCTGAGCCGATGGGTGCTTCGGGCCATGTCGAGGGTATCGACGGTGCTGGGTCAGGTGGCGCAGAACCTGGTATTGGGTCGCAGGCTACGAACATCATTTCGCTGGGTGGCTTTGCAACTGAGCCCGCTTACCAGGTCAGCTTTTCCCAGCATTACCGGCAGCAGCTACTGGCTTGTTTTTGATGCTCAGCCAGTCGAGGCTGCTCGAATGATGCCGGTATGCATGAATCCATAACCGGCCGGTTCCGCGTGGAACGTAATCGTGAGGTGCGTATGGAGACTAAGTCGCAGGCATTGGTTGATGTCGTTGAGGATGTGATCTGCGACGTGTGCCGCTCTGGAGCGCGTATTCCTGGCTATGGCCTTCAATACGGCAAGCTTGAAGCCCAATGGGGATATGGATCACAGCATGACGGGGAGCACTATCGGGTGCATCTCTGCGAGCCCTGCTTTTTCAGGGTGCTGAGTGGATTGCGTCGGGAGCGTATGGTCAATGGCATGTTCGATGATGAGCAGCCATTTTCCTCTGAGAATTTTGGCTTGGTCAGCAAGGGTAACTACTGGGAAAAGAGCTGATGACAGGACTGCGGCTGAGCGATCTTCTTGAACCCGTCATGCAGCTTGCTTACGAAGCAGGCCGACTTATTGAGTCAGAGCTTAATAGACCAGACGGCCCAAGGGGCAGTGGCTTTAAGGCAGACGTCGATGTTGAAATCGAGGTACTTCTGCGACAGCGACTGAAGCACATCCTTAATTGCGATTTTGTCGGAGAAGAAACGGGCTGCGAGCTTTCAGGCCACCCATTTAGTTGGGTTGTTGACCCCCATGATGGAACAGGCGACTTCCTCAACCGGCGGCCTGGCTCTGCCATTTCTATCGGACTGCTCCATAACGCAACGCCAGTGCTGGGCGTGGTGTACGCCCCCGTCACGCCTAGGGGCCCTGACTGCATAGCATGGGCTGAGGGTGTTCCGGCCTTACTGCGTAACAGTCGTCCTGTGAGGAATGACCTGCAATCCGCGATCTTGGCACCGGGGACAGCGGTAATGGTTAGCTATGGGGCTACCCAAAAAGCCAAGCCGAATGCTTTGCTTTGCCTCCCGGCTATTTTCCACCCGATGCCAAGCATTGCTTACCGTCTGGCGCGTGTTGCCGCAGGCGATGGTGTTGCTGCCGTATCGCTGTATAGCGTTTCACCCCATGACCTGGTTGCGGGCCATGCTTTGTTGCGGGCGGTCAATGGCGATATCTGGAATGAGAAAGGTGAGCCGGTGCGATACGCAACACCACAAGCATTCACTCGAAGTTTGAGTTTCTGCTTCGGTGGCGCGCAAGCAGCGTGCTCAGAATTGCTTGGCCGGCCATGGCGTTCGCTGAAAGACAGTGGTGATGTGCCGTAGGTCGTGTATGCGAGGGTTGTGTCATTCGTGGTGAATTTTTCCTTCTGCCCAAGGAGATAGCATCTGTGGATAAGCCGGCCGAAGATCAAAGCGTCACAGCACTCAAAGGACTGATCAAAAAGCCGGAAAACCCGATATCTGTCGACTCGATGAATCCCATCGGCGCGGCGATGCAAGACCGTCTTTCCCAAGTAGCAGTCTTAGCCGAAGAAATTTTCGAAGACAAAGCCGTTGCCATCTCATGGATGACCACAGTTACCGATGCCTTGGGTGGGAAAACGCCGATACTCCTTTGCGAGACCGAGATTGGCGCTCGCCAGGTGCTCAGGGTATTGCATGCGATTGAATGGGGCGGTTTAGCGTAACTGGCAGCTCTGAGCTGGGGTGACTGAAAAACAGCTGGGAGGCAGGGTGCATGACAGTAGCGCTCATAAAAGTCACTACTTTATTGACGGCCCTGCACCTTGGTTAATGCCGGCATACTAGCGACTCTTGGCTCCGTCCCTCGAACACTGACCGCCGTTAACTTTTGAGGAGTCTCCGTGGCACGCATTCGTCGACTGAAAATCAGCAATTTCCGGTCTATCCAAGCGCTGGATTGGGTGCCATCTCCCGGTATTAACTGCCTTATAGGCCCAGGCGACAGTGGCAAATCCACCATCCTCGACGCGATAGACCTCTGTCTTGGAGCTCGCCGAAGCAGCTCATTCGGCGATATGGACTTCTTTGCTCTGAACGTCGAAGTGCCCATCACTATCAGTGTGACGCTTGGTGATCTGCCAGCATCGCTGATGGATATCGACTTCTATGGCGACTTCTTGCGTGGATTCAATCTCGAAACGGGGGAGGTCGAAGATGAACCGCGTGTAGGTCTCGAGACAGTAATCACATTGCTTTTGCAGGTGGGTGCCGATTTGGAGCCTTCCTGGACGCTTTTCTCTGAGCGCGCGGAGCTGCAGCAACTCGAACGTAGTCTTCCCTGGAAGGAGCGATCGGCACTAGCTCCCGCCCGCATAGGTAGCTTCGCGAGTTCGAACCTGTCATGGAGTCGTGGTTCGGTGCTCAATCGACTTACTGATGAGCGAGCGGAGCTTGGTGCCGAACTTGCGCGCGCCGCCAGGCAGGCAAGAGCG
Encoded here:
- a CDS encoding helix-turn-helix domain-containing protein translates to MDKLAKALGKRIRTQRKACQISQDALALACNIDRSYVGRIERGEVNITVDKLYRIAGVLACDPSGLLPQVSELQHPT
- a CDS encoding DEAD/DEAH box helicase, with the translated sequence MISSLRAWQLSCIEMALEHFTLTPHFFCQATPGAGKTRMAAELASRLLEQDRIDLVMCFAPSCQVVEGFRSTFSTVLGRRLDGQIGAVGAAFTYQAMEYRDDGFWQLLDDYRVLVVFDEIHHCSGHDPLLSNAWGQQILHRIQDRANFTLALSGTPWRSDDRAIALARYSTPDGYLICDYRYGLKDAITDGVCRSPRIVLLDNQKVKLTEELGADSSVRLFPSIAKLLGESPVTYEELLRHDEVINPILDLGYSKLNELRQIKTDAAGLVVATDIEHAQQIAQALEAMGEKCRIVTNKTPDAQQVINAFRSNTCRWIVAVGMISEGTDIPRLQVCCYLSRIRTELHYRQVLGRVLRRTGESDDQAWLFMLAEPTLQGFAERIADDLPDDLAVLRDVQIPGFNPGSRSEPMGASGHVEGIDGAGSGGAEPGIGSQATNIISLGGFATEPAYQVSFSQHYRQQLLACF
- a CDS encoding inositol monophosphatase family protein; the encoded protein is MTGLRLSDLLEPVMQLAYEAGRLIESELNRPDGPRGSGFKADVDVEIEVLLRQRLKHILNCDFVGEETGCELSGHPFSWVVDPHDGTGDFLNRRPGSAISIGLLHNATPVLGVVYAPVTPRGPDCIAWAEGVPALLRNSRPVRNDLQSAILAPGTAVMVSYGATQKAKPNALLCLPAIFHPMPSIAYRLARVAAGDGVAAVSLYSVSPHDLVAGHALLRAVNGDIWNEKGEPVRYATPQAFTRSLSFCFGGAQAACSELLGRPWRSLKDSGDVP
- a CDS encoding MbcA/ParS/Xre antitoxin family protein, coding for MDKPAEDQSVTALKGLIKKPENPISVDSMNPIGAAMQDRLSQVAVLAEEIFEDKAVAISWMTTVTDALGGKTPILLCETEIGARQVLRVLHAIEWGGLA